A segment of the Cheilinus undulatus linkage group 24, ASM1832078v1, whole genome shotgun sequence genome:
aaattggtaaaaaaatggtggaatttGGTTCAAATGGGtgcaaaaagcagtgaaaaggggttaacagtggcaataatgggtcaactgAGAAAACAAATGGTGGAAAGTGGcgaaaatgtgcagaaaaagtagtggaaagggtttaaaagagacaaaatggcttgaaagtatacaaaattggcagaaacagtggtgaaatgACATTATAAAGTGGTCCAAACaggttcaaatgtggcaaaagtggtgtgaagtggcaagaatgggtaaaaagggaCAACATGGGTGAAAACTGcacaaaattgataaaaagtggcaaataatagttgTAAAATTGGGcgggaaaagcggttaaaaactGGTGCAAATAGTTCCTGTCAATattagaacccaataatagtttgacacactttcatctccaaaatgagggaactgttagccaggatgctagcacctatgctactgataaaacaaacacgcactgatatcatcaatgcATGTCGTACATTCTAGACCTTGATCTTGACTAGAGCTCAAGatcaaggtcactgggcctccCTTGCTTAAAAGATTCTGTGTAACACACTATCAGAAAAACCGACCCCTCTTCTTGACCTGAATACCTCAGTAGTTCCCATTTTAGATTAATGAAATGACATTAAAGCCTGATCTGATAACCTGCCTCAGAatgtttcctctctgtctgttaCCACTTCCTTATTCTTGTTCTGTAATTCAGTATTAAATTTGAGTGTTTACAGTATCATCTactgtgtgtgttagtgttagGGTGTGTGTTTTACCCGTTCTCATCCCTGTACAGCTCAAACATGTGACAGGAGGCGTATGGCGGCTGCTTTCCGTTGAACAAATTGAGGCTGGACTGGAGGGCGGCGACAGTCGTGTCATGctgttaaacacacacacacacattaaaatgaAGATATATTGACAGGGCGTGTGCACCTCTGGTATATTAATTATAAAGCAAGGagcagttagcttagcttagcacaaGGACCTAAAAAGGGGGAAACAGATTGCTttgtttaaaggaaaaaaacaaagaatcgTCTAATGCTTTTGCACTTTTGTCACACttacatgtttcagatcatcaaaaaatgtcaataacAGATAAAGACCAAAATGCAGTTTAAGTGATGATTTCCTTTataaaagggaaaaagccatccaaacctacctggccctatgtgagaAAGTCATTTACCCTCTAAAAcctagtcaaatgtgagacaagcctctGTGATATTTTGGTCAGCAGTAGTTTCGGCCTTGGAACGCTCCCATTGATGCCATTTTTCCCCAGTCGCTTTcttattgttaaatcatgaactttgaccttagCTGAATCTTAAGACGTTGCTCTAGGTTCTttttgacctcctggatgagttgtccatGCTCTCTTGGAGTCACTTTGTAGGCCGGGCACTCCTGGGaagtggataatggctctcactgtggttcgcTGCAGTCATTTtcgagatcttttagcctacttcattttgtcgGACAGGTTCTATTCAAGGGATTTTATGATTCAACAGGTTAGGCCTGGTGTGGCGactgaaattgaactcagccttccaaaaaatgtggtttgtcAAAGTTAATTCAGGATTTAACAAGAGGGGAATTAATTTTTCACATAGGATGGTACAGGTTTGGATGGGTTTTTAgcttaataaattaaatcatcatttaaaaactgtgttttgtatttattcagatTATTGTTGTCTATTATTAAAATCTGCttgatgatctgaaaaattAGTgttacaaatatgcaaaaagataTGAAATCAGGAAAGGTGCCAacagtttttcacagcactgtacctttaagctcctgaggggattttttttagctattgATGGATTACACTGAATTCAACACTGATCTATATGAGCTACAAAAGAAAGAGATCATTggaaaaaacattgattttgttttgttatttttttttttgcctgccATGCCTGTTGCATGGTAGGTGTCAAAAAAGTACTAAAAACAGcctttttgaacatttctgcataAAACCTTTGTTTAAGGTGGcacgatgaacatttttaagaaatggATAGTCATTTTTTATGCATCCAAAAATCCCCTAAAGGAGCTTTATGTCATTCATAAGAAATGTCTAATGTCTCACCGCTGAGAGCATCATCAATTTTAGTTTGTGTTTCGGGTCTGGGACGGCCATCTTGGTCAGATTCTTCACGATTTCCCCCAAAAGGATTCCTGAAAgcacatttttctccatttagaGTCTTTAAACAAATCGTCAGTCATTTTCCTGATGTTTTAAACCCcagaaaagactaaaacaaaaatctgtgtttATTATGAGCAAGTATTTTCGTCAATTCATCCAAAGCCTATATAGTAGTAATTACTGAGAGAGGGACCTCGCCAACATGGAATTACAACACACTGAtagagaaaacagaaataagaCAAGAGCAAAAGaaaatagaatttaaataaCATCTTTTAATCACCAGGTGAAACTGTATgaatttttataaaaacagcCCAAGGAATGTTATTCTGATCTTATGTGACGATCAAACTACTCACCTCCCTGCAGCCGGCTTTTCTCTTGTTGTTGGTGAACCCCGAAAGTAACCTGaaacaattaaacaaacaaacttcaGAAAATAGCTTGAGACTCATTCACTGCACTCTTGAATTAGGtcaatcactttaaagggggtgaatatttatgcagtcacttatcttACCCagggttaattttggcagctacttttaattttagttttagtctttaaatgaaatgcattttagttttagtcacattttagttatttctgtCCTTTTCAGTTGTAGTCTacgaaaaatcaaaacatttcagtctagttttagtccataaaaagtcctcacattttagtctgagcttttagtccaagcatttatcttgcctaaatctggtactaaatcatggtaCTGTaatatgcactctgccaaacctggggtccctgctttctacagctgaggggcagaatagatacagatgttttgtttttctacatatttacCCACAGCGGAGAATTATCACGGATTTTgtcgaaaactaaattacatttcgGTCTAGTTTTGGTCTTCTcgacaaaaaaaaccttagtttttgtcagttttagtcatcacagatctatttttgttagttttagtctagttttttttcatggaaaaaaggctgttgatgaacattttaagtcatagttttagtcgaggAAATTAACACTAATCTTAGCTtggatatttttgtttaattgacattactttgtagaaatctgttctcacGTTGAtattaaaaaggattttttcttttaaatattttttgtcaaaaagccaaattatattgacaatgaatgatttataaaatcagtattAGGTAAACATCCTAGGTCTTTTACCTGAAATCCAAAGTCTTTGAGGAAGCGGAGCTTATCTATGACTTCAGGAGTCACCCAGTCTGGAGGTGTCTTGTTGTGACGGGACTGAAATCACACACAAGAGTAATCATATAGAAGACCATTAATTGAAAGAGAGAGGTCATCAAAGGTCTGACAGACTTCATTAGACTGTTAAGTCGACTAACTGTGTTGCTGTCCTTGCTtgctctttgtcagcagtgctCTAACTGTAGCTTCCCTCAACCATCTCTCACTCTTTTGCTTCATTAATCTGCAGCTGACCTCAGTGACACCGTTTACCTGATTTCATAACAGGCTTGTGctagaaaaataacttttaatgtaaatattacACCAGAAAATGAATAGAAATACACATTAAGTGTTGAATGTGAGTGGTCCTGCTGAGTTGAAGACAGACGCAGATGTGAAACTGCTACAAGTGTGAAAGTCAGCAAAAATCGGTGAAGCCAGCTGAGTCACAAGATCAAAACACTAATTAGTCATCAGGGGTGCCTTCAAAATGCTTCGTATTTAACCAAGAATTACCATGATCATGCAGGTTATAAACTATCCCaacataaataatgaaaattgcCTCATTTGCCCTTTTTCCTAAAATCATGTTAGCATCTGGGACAGGAAATGAAAGGGCGGATGTCAGCAAGCGCTGTACAAGaatcagacttttattttcagttctgCAGGCTGGCTAAAAACGCACCAAACGTGTTTGTGCAAGGCTggccatttcatgaaaatatatgCGTTTTAGTTGTTTCAAGAAAGAACTTTAGAGTAGTGGCCTAGCCACAGTATCTTAAGTGACAACGCACAACccacattttcaagaaaaaaaattaacaatgcATGTGTATTTAATGAGAAACATCTTGGATGGATCAAATTATGACTGaagaaagagggaaaacatTTTATATCCCATTTCCCCGTCATAGTATGtaaatttccaccattttttcagAGATCTTGTGGAATTACCACATAACAATGGAAGAAACATCTTTGGTAtcccaagaaaacaaaataaaggagttgaaatattgagaaaatatttaaatctgcCAATTATCACTGTAAAAAGTGTAACATAAAATGTAAGGATGTTAGTCCACTAGTGCTTCATAGACTTTTGCCCTCATTTTTTCCAGGCATAAAGCTGTGACCCACTCAAAACACCTCCACAATCGGCTTTTAGAGTTAATTTGAAGGACTAAACCATAAGTTTCCAGCTTTGGCAGATTGTTGAGAGATTCCATTTCTTCATGCTTTTAGATTGTCCTATCCCACACGTCTACTTGAGACGTTTTTGCACTGCTCTGTTGTACAAGTCAAATTACGCTGTTTGCTGATTAAGGCTGACTTTTGTGCTCCTTTTGTACGGTTACACTGCCACCTAAAGGAGGTTCCAGTGCACTGCAAAGCTAAGTTGACTGAACAAAACCATAAAAAACACTAATAACGATCTGCCAATTTCACTTGTAGATAAGTGTCTCGTCAGCATACAGTACAATCAAGGCATTCCTAATAAACATGTCCAAAGAAGTAATGGTAATTTAGTCGTCAaacaccacatttttaaaagctttttctgTCAATCTTCTGAATTATCTATGAAAGCAACGCTTCCTGCTTTTTCATTGACAAATATTTCTTCTTTGATTCAAGTCTTTTCATCACATGGAAATCTAAAAgggattatttcttttttcttgttatgtcattgtgtttgtgtttcttacCTCACAGAACAGTGTGTCATACACACCCCACACTGACTCCACATTGGTATGATTCAGTCCTGTTTTATTCCTCACCAAATCAATGAAGTCCTGAGGAGAGGACCATGTTTAAACCCACATGCTTGGATTTACATCATCatcaatcatcattaaaaactgGCTGATTGTTGAATTGATACCCCTTGTGATATTAACGTTCCCTGCTTTAATTCAAGGAAAAACTGTACGTTTTTACACATGTATTATACCTGGTATGTAGCAGTGACATTAAGAAATTCCTCTGTGTGCTCTGTTTCATTCATCAACTGTTGGTAGCGAGGACAATCCGCTCTTGGAAAGGAGAGAAGCTAGAGAGAAAGGACCATAAAGTTCAAATAAACTTCGTAGAAACACCTGTAGCAAGACTTTTTTAGGATTTCCTTTACTTCTGTACCTTCTCTTCACTTTGTGGGACCGTGTGGACGGGTACCGGCTGCCAGATTAAATTTGGGTTGAAGACCTGCTGACCACTAGGTGGATAAAGACctaaaaagaaatttaaaagcACTTAATGTGAGGAAGCAACTAGGAATTTTTTGGCGGACAGAGGAGGATTTCTGACCTGCAAGGTTGGCCTCGGCACTCATGAGGGTGCGATCGTAATCAGTGCTCCGAACCGAGATCTGAGGACAAACAAGATgccaaagtgttgatttacacGTTTAGGAGTTTGTCAATAAACTGTGAAAGGCATTGTAAGGACGTCCTCCTGGAAGACGCCTCTTAATCATCCATCATGTCCAaattccagcagcagcaggaactCTGTTTAACACCCACATGCTAGGGATCTTTCCTCTTCAACTTTGTGTTATTGCCTGTCTGTGAGGGTTCAGATTTGTGGTGTGGCAGTAGAAATGGGAGTGGGCTTACCTCGTGTCTGTCGTAGGACTCGTTGAGGAATCCTTTGTATCGATCTCTGAAGAACTGGCCCAGGTTGAAGTGCTGCCTCATGCCCTCCTGAAAGCACACAGATAGAGGAAAATCAATCAGAAGGCACTGTCACAAATAAAGTTTGGTGGACTCAGTACCAATTGGGGGTGATGTTGCAACCATGTCTTAAATTTAGCTTGATTAGCTTTCACGTGGCATTTGGCAagcatgccaaagcaggtcaaaTGCTAATATAGCCCGCCTGAAAGACAAAACTGATACCTGTGAGAGCTGTCCAAAGCCCTGAGGCCAAGCGGACTCTTGGTACGGGTCTGTAGGATAGGCTCTAACTGGTGACCTGTCGCCATGTCGAAACAACTGTAACAGAAATGGACATTACCATTAAGTGTACATAATATGTGTATGCTATGTTGTTATGCAGTCCCAAAGCTGGAACAAAGTCAATGAATTCACCAAAGCAGCAGCCACCTGATAACACTGGTATAAAGGCGGTGAgcaaacaaaaatttaaatgtcattGTGGCTTGAGTTTAATTTCCCGTCATCTTCACACGCCTCATTTTCAGCCCGTCTTAAGAGCAGACATCAGTCTTAGCAAGAACTATGTGGTTTATTTAGTCTTTATTACTTTTCATTCATCTTCTCGTCAACAGAACATTTGTACTGGTTTATCTGACCGTTTCAAAATCCAGTCAGCTGACAGGGACGTTGTCTGTCTTCTTCAAACGGTGTAAGACTCAAAGGCAGCTGAAGATTCAGGGttgcaaaacaacaaaaacaagaaaatatttttaaatttgcagAGTAAGCAAGTTCAGAtggctaaaataaaatgtatggacacattccaaatttgatgcctgccatgtgttaaaaaaaaagttggtaaAGGAGCAGCACTGTTTAAAAGTGGAGTGGAATGCTCTCCACTTTTACTTGATCTACATCTTAAGTAGCTCAACATTGCTGGGTTCTTGTCATGTGATAATGTgccatttattttcaatgggAGAGCGGTCTTACTGCTCTGTTacagtgaagccatgctgttgtaactagTTCAGAATTTGGCTTGGCATTGTCTTCTTGAAAAAGCAGGGACAGCCCTGAAAAAGACACCTGGACAGAGGCAGatgctgctctaaaatctgTATCTCTCAGTATTCATAGTGCCTTCACGGATGTGCAAGTAACCCATGCCACAGGCACTAAAACACCCACACCATCACAAATGCTGGCTTTTGAGCTTTCGTTAATAGacatctgtgtttattctctctttAGCTTGGAGGACTCGACAGTGAGGAACTGTATTAACTGGAAAGagttttctgaagtgttcctgaaACCACATCGTAATATCCATCAAAGAATGATGGCgctttttaatgcagtggcacCTTAACGATCGAAAGTCATTAGCCTTCTGATGATATCATGACCCgtagatggtgaaatctctACATTCCCTGCAGTTCCACGTCTAGGACTGTCGTTTATAAACTGTTGGACTATTTGCCCACAGTCTTTCACAAAATGGAGAGCCTGACATCACTGAGTGTGAATGGCAGAGCATTTCAGGAGTCCTCCTTTCAGGGCTTTATATCAACTTTTTACCCATAAGCCACTATGGCAAGTAGTTTTCCAAAGATACCAGCTGCTCTGCATTTTCACAAGCAATtatttattgtgaaaaagtttcaTATGATTATGGTCAACTGTGGCATGCTATGATTTGCTTGAACTACATTAGCAATTGTTTGAGACAAGGGTTGACCAAATGTCAGCCTGGCCGATTAGCCTATCCATATCGGCACTTCATTTTACCGATAATGATAAATCAATATTGGTTCCAAATATCTGTTATCGGTCTCATAATCATATCATCCATGAGTTACCAATAATGACcaacaccatgagtttctctaaTTTTATGCCCATAGTAGCCAATGATGCAAAGGTATTCTTTgtagcatgagatggtgcattgtcatgaatgaagataattttgctatggaaggcactgttcttctttttgtacattggaagaaagtggtcagtccgaaactctatatacttagccgaggtcattttcacgcTGGTAGGTCCCCTAAAGGAACCTACCAGCTCTTTCaacatgattctggcccaaaacatgactctgccacctccttgcggacgtcgcagccttgttgggacatggtggccaaccaccaaccatccactactccatccatctggaccatccagggttgcacggcactcagaCCTACTTTGAAATTTAATTGAATACCGTGTTTCCAAATTTCAAGCCTTTTCTCTCATTTGGAAAATACCTCAACTGACTTAGCCTAAATCAAATTCACAAACACTAGTGTGTAGGGCCAAGCACAACCAAAGTGAAGTAGAGGTTGTGACACATATGTGGCTGTCCCAACttctttgaaatgtgttgcagCTGTCAATTTCAGAATGagcatattaaaaaaacacacacacaatttcAAACAGTAAGTATGGTGTCGTTGTGAGCTATTTAACAGCATATATGGTTAAAAGATTTACAAATAGTTGCTTTCATTAGTgaggatgctgagcatccacactattgatgtTCACATCGGCCATcttgtttattattcttcttccaCGCTGGTGACCTCCTCTTTCATACTTAAACGTATCAACACCATTTAGcctaaactttaaaaaattcagtttcttcgtcATTTGACTGCTGTATTGTCTCATTTCTAacctttatcatttttaaaatatagctattttcagctatttctatgctttttcagccattggaTGCAATTTTCAGTGAATTTTAgaccaaaatcagctatttttatgctattttcagctattttaatgctattttcagctgtttaaaggctattttcagctttttaaggTGACTTTCAGCTAttgtttatccttttttgagctattgaatagagctgtgaaaaatatcgatacggcaatatatcgcgatactttgacatccgatacattatcgatacttcaactcttaatatcgatttttttgtaaaaaataaaaaatcatattttagctGAGTTGTTAGCAAAATACGACTTCTGCACCTCCATTGCGGTAGATGGCTATATATAAGCTATATAAGTGCCGATTTCTATATTTCTCTTAGTTAACGGTGTAGAATAttgcaatatatcacaatatcatatcctgatatatcgtgatactatcgtatcgtgacccaagtatcgtgatgcgtatcgtatcgtgaggttcttgccaatactcacccctactactgaatgccattttcagctacttttgtgccattttattttattttatgctattttcagctatttttgtgcttttggctattctcagcagttcttccacaattcgtccccatgcaatttcagctgaaattgcaatcttgatctagtttttatttacaatttataCAACGttccatcttttttggaattgaggtttcAAGAATTGTCACCTCTTAAGGCTTAAACTACTCTTGCatcaagcaaacaaaaaaaaaggaagtcaaTTGACTTCCTTTCTTGAAACCGCTCCTTTTCATAGCAAATGCAGAACCAACGCTGTGAACCTTTGCTGCGTCGGTTGATAAGGCCTAAATACTGGAAGCCAACAAACAGTCTTGCCATTCAAGTGAATTGGTTTCAGGTTTCCTTCTGTGAGCAACTTAAGAGaggtgtgtttatggttgtcCTGGGTGAAGTGAATGCATGACTGATCTGActaaaatagcagaaaaagtGTGTAAACTCTATTTACAGGCTGGATTATCCCTTTAAAACTTCTAATCTTGTCCACAGTATGATCCATTAATGGCTATCAAGCCGGCAGCTCGGTAACCCTTTCTAAGAATGACAGCAAGAATAGGCTTCAGCTCTCTTAATAGCACCTAAAGCGAAAGTTAGCTTTTATTTTAGAAGATCTGACCTTCTTTTCAGCATCAGACTTCAACACAGTGACATGCAAGACACGCAAATTCATAGCTTTAACAAGGGGAGACATGACTGCAGCTAACTTAATTTAAATTCCCACATGTGTgacagattccatgtctgtgaTGCCAGAGAAAGGAAAGGAATAAGGGCAGGAAAAATGCTCCAAACCCTATCAGGCAAGCTAGGATTTcacattaatgaaataatgttacatttttcaaaaatctgGGAATATATTGCTCTAAATTATTGCGGTAAGGCTCTAAAAATATCCTAAGTATACAAGAAAGAAAGTGCAGCACACATTCTATCAGCAATTCAGGGCAGTGCTTGCAGcttgctggtgttatttctaaGTTTGCAGCATGACATTATCTACATCCGGcaggcattttttttctttgcataggGAAATATTAGACTGAGGACATTCATGAAGACTTTAACTGGACCTTAAGTAGGAAAGACACCATGCAAATGTGCCCTAGTGTGTGCACTTAGGCTGGAGGTGATGCTTGATGCTGGTTTATACTAAATATAGGCATAACCTTAAGTGGATTCAACATTTTAAGCAGCTATAAATCAACTAACATCCGGTTTTAAACCCACAAAATTGTCACACTACTTCAGGACACAACCCTGAGTTCAGATCTTCTAGTTTACTTGTCACTAAGGTGTCATATTGCAATGATGCACATCTACTGTATGCCTCATTGTTTAAGAGGCATGCCAATGGCTTTAGTGGCCCTGAATAACCTGGGTATCTTCCTGCAGAATGTAGGTCTTCCTCATGCTGAGAACCGGTTCATAGCAGGGCAGCTGCATCTGTAAATACCTTGGCATGCACCTCTTTAATCTATGCATTCAGTGAGGACTGAGCAGAACTGAAACAAtataaactggcagaaatgcTTTAGAAGCTACAATAACCATGTAAAAAACCTGTGCAATTCCAAAGTGTTATTGTAAATACTACTGACCAGTCACCTGACAGGATGAGTTCATGATAGTGACAATTTTATTTCCAATGTTTAGCAAAGCTGAAACTGGCAATAAAACAGGTTTAGCAGGTTAAAGGTTGCATTTAAAGTGGCATTTCTGAAAGGAGTAGAGCCTAAACATGAGCGCTCACAGGTCATTTGATGAATTTAAAGTGTCAGCTAGTCTAGTTCCTAATTACAAACCCAGTGTACTGCGGTCAAGCGgttacaacaaacacaaaatgtgCTTATTTAGGCAAATTAAGGCTGCTAGATGAATTATAAATGAGCCGAATAAACTGGAATACCTAAATATGACTGACAGACTTAATTTATATGAAGAATAACAAATATGTGGACTGCTAGgacaataaaaacttaaaacgGTTACAATTTTTAACGTCTTTCCGTTAGCGTCCATCCACTCCATAGAGAAGAGAGCCGACTTGCCACAGCCGttaacacagctaatgtagcgtTGTACAACATTGAAACAACTACTCACCACAGTCACGTAAACCAGCTTTCCTTGTGCCGCAATTTCTCCAAAGAGAAACCCCACAGTTAAAAGAAACAGCGATGAAACAGTCACCATGTCTCCGTCTGGAGGGCTAACCTATTATTGCTAACCCAAGATAGTCGAAAGTGGCTTTCCTAGCTTGGGTTGTCTTGGAAGTCGCGTCAAGTTCGCCATTGTTGGGTCACGCAGGGCTATACCGGAAGCTCAAGCATAAAATGTGGCCGCCATATCTacttacaaaaaaacagcagtaatgAAGGTAAAGGAATAATTTACTGAGCTATGTGTAACAACTTCTTATTTGTCATGTATTCCCGAATTTTCAGGCGAATATCTGTCACTTCTTAGTGAAAATGACTCATTCTTGTTAGcaggagttttattttgaaatgggTAGCTTGCGTGTCGTTGGCTAGCTTgatttaaaaggggaaaaacggAAGTGACGGACGTCCAAGCTGTGTGCGTAGTTGTCAACAGTCCGGAATATTTCTCAgctaatgtaaaataaattttaacacattcacAAGCTGCAACCACAGAGTATAAAAAGAGCAACATCCTTTTTCGGtattaactttattttcactcaATTCAAACTGTATTTTGCCCGTGTTCTTAGAGGACGTCCAAAAACTAGATGAAAGACTATCCTTATTTAGAACAGCTTTTCTGTTAGAAAATAAAGTGTGGCCTGTCAAATTCAAATAAGCTAATAATTGACTTGAGTAGATGAATAAACAGCCCAGTAATATCTAACTCAAATGAATATTTGAGTCAATGATAATTTTAGCAATCAGGGTTTTCCCCGAACATAATTCATTAAAATCTAATGACCATAAAACCCTaatctttgttctttttatttcatttctgtgAAGAAATTGGCTTTCATAAACAATTCCCAGAACACAgaggtcaaaataatgtttttacacCTGTGTGATTGCTGTTTTCCACTTCCGCCACTAGAGTTCAGTGTTGCTTCATGAAATATTCGgtgatttttctgttattaGCTGGCCGTTCCTATAACTCTGCTCTGCTGATCTGAATGTGTTTACAAGAAGCAGCTTCATGCTATAAGGGCAAGGCAACAAGGAACACTAAGCCTACATCCTACCGGGAAATCTGATCTTAATCTACCCATTTTCATTAACACAACAATGTCTTTGCCTTTACATggtatgattttgtttttcgGTGCTCTTTCTAGGTTATATGATGATGCGTTGTGCCAAAGATGAAGGATTAGCCCTGTAACATATCTTAATAATTTAAAGTACAATAACAAGCTTTTGTCTGACCTGCATGTTTTGCTGTACAGTAGACTAAAGAAAGGGCAGATAAACTTCAGAGGGAGCATTTGCTTAAGACAGCTTTGtggtgtttttctgctgttgttacACCCTGTTGTCTTATTTATGAGACTTTGAAACTCAGTGATTCTaactttctaaaaaataaagatcTAATACAATAAAACCAGGAGGGCTGTATCACCTTCTTTAACCTTCAGATGGTGTAAAAGAAATTGTTACATTCAGGGTGTTCCTGACCAAAAGTGGCAGCATACGTAAA
Coding sequences within it:
- the acp2 gene encoding lysosomal acid phosphatase isoform X2, which codes for MRQHFNLGQFFRDRYKGFLNESYDRHEISVRSTDYDRTLMSAEANLAGLYPPSGQQVFNPNLIWQPVPVHTVPQSEEKLLSFPRADCPRYQQLMNETEHTEEFLNVTATYQDFIDLVRNKTGLNHTNVESVWGVYDTLFCESRHNKTPPDWVTPEVIDKLRFLKDFGFQVTFGVHQQQEKSRLQGGILLGEIVKNLTKMAVPDPKHKLKLMMLSAHDTTVAALQSSLNLFNGKQPPYASCHMFELYRDENGSSTVLMFFRNDSTVDPYPLTLPGCSLHCPLEDFVRITKLSISDDRDKECQLPSQGRDTEVIISLALSGCLLLLLISLLLGVICWQKEPMSNRGYQHVINQEVGEES
- the acp2 gene encoding lysosomal acid phosphatase isoform X1; translation: MVTVSSLFLLTVGFLFGEIAAQGKLVYVTVLFRHGDRSPVRAYPTDPYQESAWPQGFGQLSQEGMRQHFNLGQFFRDRYKGFLNESYDRHEISVRSTDYDRTLMSAEANLAGLYPPSGQQVFNPNLIWQPVPVHTVPQSEEKLLSFPRADCPRYQQLMNETEHTEEFLNVTATYQDFIDLVRNKTGLNHTNVESVWGVYDTLFCESRHNKTPPDWVTPEVIDKLRFLKDFGFQVTFGVHQQQEKSRLQGGILLGEIVKNLTKMAVPDPKHKLKLMMLSAHDTTVAALQSSLNLFNGKQPPYASCHMFELYRDENGSSTVLMFFRNDSTVDPYPLTLPGCSLHCPLEDFVRITKLSISDDRDKECQLPSQGRDTEVIISLALSGCLLLLLISLLLGVICWQKEPMSNRGYQHVINQEVGEES